The window GCGGTTGAGAATGGCCACAATGGCCTCGATGCCGCCGGCGGCCAGGTAATCGTGGGACACGTTGGCGGCCAGCTTCTGCTCCAGGATGTGCTCGACCTGGCTGATCACCTCGGGCGATGCGCGGTCCATCAGGGCGATCCGCCGGGCAATGTCGGCCTGAGAGGCCGGCGGCAGGGCGGAGAGGATGACGGCCGCCTGCTCCGGCTGCAAGTAGGAGAGGACGAGGGCGATGGTCTGGGGATGTTCATTCTGAAGGAAGTTGAGCACTTGGCCGGGATCGGCCTTGCGGATCGTGTCGAAGGGCCGCACCTGGAGGTTGGCCGTCAGCCGGTTGAGAATGCGCAGCGCCTTTTCCTCGCCGAGGGCCTGTTCCAACACTTGCTTGGCGTACAGAATCCCGCCTTGCTCAATGTACGCCTGGGCGCGGGCCATCTCCTGAAATTCGGCCAGCACGGCCTCTTTCTCCTCCGGGTCGACCTTGCGCATGCTGGCGATCTCCAGCGTGAGCTGTTCGATCTCCTCCTCGGTGAGGTGTTGGAAGATCCGCGCGGACACCTCGGAACCGAGGCTGATGAGCAAGATGGCCGCCTTCTGCAACCCGCTGAGGTGCTTGCGCCGCGCCACGCCTCATCCCTCCTACTCTTCCGACAACCAGGCCCGAAGCAGCTTGACAAATTCTTCGGGACGTTCGCGCGCCAACTGCTCGACGCGGTGGAAGGGGGCATTCTCCTCCGGCTGCGGCTCTTGATCGGCCGGAAGATCGCGAACCACGGGGAGGTCGACCGGAACATCCGGCGCAGGCGCGTTCCGCCGCCGGCGAACGATCGTGTAGGTGGCCGCCCCGGCCGCGGCAACCGCCGCCGCGCCGAGCCCGTACCACAGGACGTCGCGCCAGCCGCTTTCTTCCTCCGCCGTCACTTTTCCCTGGAGCGGGGACGGCATCACGGTGATGCGGCTGTCGATCTCCGCGTCGGTCAGCTGTCGCCCTTCGGTCCCGCCAAGCACCGCCCGCACCACCCCGCGGAGCATGTCGCGCACCTGCTGCTGCGTTTCCGGTGAAAGGGAGTTCGGGTTCGCGGGATCGGGGGGTTCGA is drawn from Calditerricola satsumensis and contains these coding sequences:
- the fliG gene encoding flagellar motor switch protein FliG; this encodes MARRKHLSGLQKAAILLISLGSEVSARIFQHLTEEEIEQLTLEIASMRKVDPEEKEAVLAEFQEMARAQAYIEQGGILYAKQVLEQALGEEKALRILNRLTANLQVRPFDTIRKADPGQVLNFLQNEHPQTIALVLSYLQPEQAAVILSALPPASQADIARRIALMDRASPEVISQVEHILEQKLAANVSHDYLAAGGIEAIVAILNRVDRATERTILDTLEVEDPDLVEEIKKRMFVFEDIVTLDDRSIQRVIREVDQRDLQLALKVASEEVREAIFRNMSKRMAEAFREELEYMGPVRLRDVEEAQSRIVAVIRRLEEAGEVIISRGGGDEIVV